From Armatimonadota bacterium, a single genomic window includes:
- a CDS encoding histone deacetylase yields the protein MSPGEPRPVLLLTSPDCLRHDPGPVHPERPDRLRAILDALERRGLGEALQRPEVVPVDRALLEAVHDPGYLRTVERAVAAGGGPLDPDTVVGPGSLEAALAAAGAAVQGAEAVARGDARAAFAAVRPPGHHARPAAAMGFCLFNNAALAAVAARDRAGARRILLVDWDVHHGNGTQECFERDPTVLYVSLHQEGWYPGTGAWDEVGSGDGEGFTLNVPLPPQTGDEGYALVFEEVVVPLARAFAPDLVLLSAGYDPHHADPLGGMVMTAGGFRRLATLLLDAAAGSRGVAAVLEGGYALEALGVCVVATLEALTGRSADPPIPEERPPELSYAVIRERVRRARSVALNYWRI from the coding sequence GTGAGCCCGGGTGAACCGCGTCCCGTCCTGCTGCTGACGAGTCCCGACTGCCTGCGCCACGACCCGGGACCCGTCCACCCGGAGCGGCCCGACCGGCTGCGGGCGATCCTCGACGCCCTGGAGCGCCGCGGCCTCGGCGAGGCGCTCCAGCGCCCCGAGGTTGTCCCGGTGGACCGCGCCCTGCTGGAGGCGGTACACGACCCCGGGTACCTGCGCACGGTGGAGCGGGCGGTGGCCGCCGGCGGCGGGCCCCTCGACCCCGACACGGTCGTGGGCCCGGGGTCCCTGGAGGCGGCGCTGGCGGCCGCGGGAGCGGCGGTGCAGGGGGCCGAGGCGGTGGCGCGGGGCGACGCGCGGGCCGCCTTCGCGGCGGTGCGGCCGCCCGGCCACCACGCCCGTCCGGCGGCGGCGATGGGGTTCTGCCTCTTCAACAACGCCGCGCTGGCGGCCGTGGCCGCGCGCGACCGCGCGGGAGCCCGCCGCATCCTCCTGGTCGACTGGGACGTCCACCACGGCAACGGCACGCAGGAGTGCTTCGAGCGGGACCCCACCGTGCTGTACGTCTCGCTCCACCAGGAGGGGTGGTATCCGGGGACGGGGGCGTGGGACGAGGTGGGGAGCGGCGACGGAGAGGGGTTCACCCTGAACGTGCCGCTCCCGCCCCAGACCGGGGACGAGGGCTACGCGCTGGTCTTCGAGGAGGTGGTCGTCCCGCTGGCGCGCGCCTTCGCCCCCGACCTGGTCCTCCTCTCCGCCGGCTACGACCCGCACCACGCCGACCCCCTCGGCGGCATGGTGATGACCGCCGGAGGGTTCCGGCGCCTGGCCACCCTGCTCCTGGACGCGGCGGCGGGCAGCCGCGGCGTGGCCGCCGTCCTGGAGGGCGGGTACGCCCTGGAGGCGCTGGGAGTCTGTGTGGTGGCGACGTTGGAAGCCCTCACCGGGCGATCCGCCGACCCCCCGATCCCGGAGGAGCGCCCGCCCGAACTCTCCTACGCGGTGATCCGCGAGCGCGTCCGTCGGGCGCGTTCGGTGGCGCTCAACTACTGGCGGATCTGA
- the rpe gene encoding ribulose-phosphate 3-epimerase: MKPARHRAGPDEIRIAASVLAADFAHLGAAARAAERGGADFLHVDVMDGRFVPPITMGPVVMRGLRASSDLPLDVHLMVVEPERHLDAFIDAGAARIAVHVEATAHLHRTLAAIRERGAEAVAALNPATPLEMVAWVLDDLDGVLVMSVNPGYAGQRFLPGTLERLRRLRALVGARSVTLAVDGGVNEETAPQAVAAGARLLVAASAVFEGEGGIEASLARLRAAAQRGLAQP, translated from the coding sequence CTGAAGCCGGCGCGCCACCGGGCCGGGCCGGACGAGATCCGCATCGCCGCCAGCGTCCTTGCCGCCGACTTCGCCCACCTGGGCGCGGCGGCGCGCGCCGCGGAGCGGGGCGGGGCCGACTTCCTGCACGTGGACGTCATGGACGGGCGCTTCGTCCCGCCCATCACCATGGGCCCCGTGGTGATGCGCGGCCTGCGGGCCTCGAGTGACCTCCCCCTCGACGTCCACCTGATGGTGGTCGAGCCCGAGCGCCACCTCGACGCCTTCATCGACGCCGGGGCCGCCCGCATCGCCGTGCACGTGGAGGCGACGGCCCACCTGCACCGCACGCTGGCGGCCATCCGCGAGCGCGGGGCCGAGGCGGTGGCCGCCCTCAACCCGGCCACGCCGCTCGAGATGGTGGCCTGGGTGCTGGACGACCTGGATGGCGTGCTGGTGATGAGCGTGAACCCCGGCTACGCCGGGCAGCGCTTCCTGCCGGGGACGCTGGAGCGGCTGCGGCGCCTGCGGGCGCTGGTGGGGGCGCGGTCGGTCACGCTGGCCGTGGACGGCGGGGTGAACGAGGAGACCGCCCCCCAGGCGGTGGCGGCGGGGGCGCGGCTGCTGGTGGCGGCCTCGGCGGTCTTCGAAGGCGAAGGCGGGATCGAGGCGTCGCTCGCCCGTCTGCGTGCCGCCGCGCAGCGGGGCCTGGCGCAGCCGTGA
- the pknB gene encoding Stk1 family PASTA domain-containing Ser/Thr kinase, with protein MIETGRVVAGYEIQERISEGGMATVYRARRLRDGLVCALKVLRDQYAADAEFVERFQREARAVQSLSHPHMVQVFESGQAQGVHFIAMEFVEGPDLKRYLRERGPLAPAEAVRIAVQVCEVLDYAHRHGIVHRDIKPQNILLAPDGQVKVADFGIARALAAVTITQTGTVLGSVQYLAPEQARGQPAGQAADLYAVAVVLYEMLTGQLPFDGDSPIAIALRHIHDAPPPPRRLNPAIPPSLEGVILRGMAKRPEHRYPSARAMATDLLGETAFWREPPGASAAEATLVARPQGTGGRRRDTRPAPAVAPRSGRSERRGRDRLRGRADAGRTWTPAVVMLAVVTVGLLIGGVWATWRTVSAYFNVAEVEVPRFIGLPLPEAQARAAEARLGLAVQGRAYSAEVPKDAVLSQDQPPGKRVKVGRVVQVVVSLGPELVTVPDVQGQGLLQARLAIEDARLRVGQIDEAFSDAVRGGLIITQDPVPGAQVPRGSAVALVVSRGPELVEVPLLVGRSLREARRRLEDLGLILRHVRQAVSPDLEPGIVVDQEPAAGTKVRAAEAEVVLTVSVRPGAEGRPPEAPVVTVERRPTPAPTQASPGAEQPTRDPPGTKRTAVRVVVPEGPGPQRVRIVVIDQEGVRTAYQREHEAGERVNVLVRSRGYTIIQIYLDNRLVQEIRP; from the coding sequence ATGATCGAGACCGGGCGCGTCGTCGCCGGCTACGAGATCCAGGAGCGCATCAGCGAGGGCGGGATGGCCACCGTCTACCGGGCCCGCCGCCTGCGCGACGGCCTCGTCTGCGCGCTGAAGGTCCTGCGCGACCAGTACGCCGCCGACGCCGAGTTCGTGGAGCGCTTCCAGCGGGAGGCGCGGGCCGTCCAGTCGCTCTCCCACCCGCACATGGTGCAGGTCTTCGAAAGCGGGCAGGCCCAGGGCGTCCACTTCATCGCCATGGAGTTCGTGGAGGGGCCCGACCTCAAGCGCTACCTGCGCGAGCGCGGGCCGCTCGCGCCGGCCGAGGCGGTGCGCATCGCCGTGCAGGTGTGCGAGGTCCTCGACTACGCCCACCGCCACGGCATCGTCCACCGGGACATCAAGCCGCAGAACATCCTGCTGGCGCCGGACGGGCAGGTGAAGGTGGCCGACTTCGGCATCGCCCGGGCGCTGGCGGCCGTCACCATCACCCAGACCGGCACGGTGCTGGGCTCGGTGCAGTACCTGGCCCCGGAGCAGGCGCGGGGGCAACCCGCCGGGCAGGCGGCCGACCTCTACGCCGTGGCCGTCGTCCTCTACGAGATGCTCACCGGGCAGCTCCCCTTCGACGGCGACAGCCCCATCGCCATCGCCCTGCGCCACATCCACGACGCCCCGCCGCCGCCGCGCCGCCTGAACCCCGCCATCCCGCCGTCCCTGGAGGGCGTGATCCTGCGCGGGATGGCCAAGCGGCCGGAGCACCGCTACCCCTCGGCGCGCGCCATGGCCACCGACCTCCTCGGGGAGACCGCCTTCTGGCGGGAGCCCCCGGGGGCATCAGCCGCCGAGGCCACCCTGGTCGCCCGGCCCCAGGGCACGGGCGGCCGGCGCCGCGACACCCGCCCTGCCCCGGCGGTGGCGCCCCGCAGCGGGCGCAGCGAGCGCCGCGGGCGCGACCGGCTGCGCGGCCGCGCCGATGCGGGGCGCACCTGGACCCCCGCCGTGGTCATGCTGGCCGTGGTCACCGTGGGCCTGCTCATCGGCGGGGTGTGGGCGACCTGGCGCACGGTGAGCGCCTACTTCAACGTGGCCGAGGTGGAGGTCCCGCGCTTCATCGGCCTGCCGCTCCCCGAGGCGCAGGCACGCGCCGCGGAGGCGCGGCTGGGGCTGGCAGTGCAGGGACGCGCCTACAGCGCGGAGGTCCCGAAGGACGCCGTCCTGTCCCAGGACCAGCCGCCCGGCAAGCGCGTGAAGGTGGGCCGGGTGGTCCAGGTGGTGGTGAGCCTGGGGCCCGAGCTCGTCACGGTGCCGGACGTCCAGGGGCAGGGGCTGCTGCAGGCGCGGCTGGCCATCGAGGACGCCCGCCTGCGCGTGGGGCAGATCGACGAGGCCTTCAGCGACGCCGTGCGGGGCGGGCTCATCATCACCCAGGACCCCGTGCCCGGGGCGCAGGTGCCGCGCGGGTCGGCGGTGGCCCTGGTGGTGAGCCGCGGCCCCGAGCTGGTGGAGGTGCCGCTGCTGGTCGGGCGCTCGCTGCGCGAGGCGCGCCGGCGGCTGGAGGACCTGGGGCTGATCCTGCGCCACGTGCGCCAGGCGGTGAGCCCCGACCTGGAGCCCGGGATCGTGGTCGACCAGGAACCGGCCGCCGGCACGAAGGTGCGGGCGGCCGAGGCGGAGGTCGTGCTGACGGTAAGCGTGCGCCCGGGCGCCGAGGGACGCCCCCCGGAGGCCCCGGTGGTGACGGTGGAGCGGCGGCCCACGCCTGCCCCCACCCAGGCCTCGCCGGGGGCGGAGCAGCCGACGCGCGACCCGCCGGGGACAAAGCGCACCGCCGTGCGGGTGGTGGTGCCGGAGGGGCCGGGGCCGCAGCGGGTGCGCATCGTCGTCATCGACCAGGAGGGCGTGCGCACCGCCTACCAGCGCGAGCACGAGGCCGGGGAGCGCGTGAACGTGCTGGTGCGCAGCCGCGGCTACACCATCATCCAGATCTACCTCGACAACCGCCTGGTCCAGGAGATCCGCCCCTGA
- a CDS encoding FtsW/RodA/SpoVE family cell cycle protein codes for MARAQERHLLLLAVLIAATGLTLVHLARGTEHPWTPVGIGTLAVSGFLVPHLVLAVRQGRAPTAPPVRTDDGSERGGGPDPLLLPLAALLVAVGLPAIYRLDPVLLLRQALWVVCGQALMVAVLVAVDVRAVARYRYLVGAAALLLLAAAVLFGVEVAGTRQWIRVGPVTVQPSESVKVLLVLFAAAYLSEKRRLAGGASLPARFAAPLGAVAALALLFLLAQRDLGAALLLATVTLASVYAATGRTLPVLAGFVALVAATAGLATLFPHVARRLVAWRDPWSDLQGLGYQVVQALIALGSGGITGTGPGLGHPDVLPAAATDLIFAAIGEELGLAGALAVVCATLLLAARTFRTAARAPTALEALLAGGLGTVLAAQAVMILGGILRLVPLTGLPLPFVSYGGNAMIVNLVIVGLLLRVGAAAGAGGDPGLLRLRARLRRLGIVAVGGLVTVAVALGWWQGVRGPALAAHPANPRPLLAERAVARGTIYDRRMRPLAVTVGEGEARRRRYPSGALAAHPVGYASLRFGKAGVEAAEDAHLRGLPSRGLLAALGVPLPARTRRGGDVVLALDLEVQRAAAAALGERAGAVVVLDPQSGAVLAAVSRPAFDPNAVETDLPRWRERADAPLLDRVAQGLYPPGSAFKVVTMAAGLAAGTLTPETTVHCPGSILLRGRRVTDLGGRGHGTVDLDAALRRSCNIYFIRAGLAMGGAALRRTAAALGVGRAPAYDLPAAAGHLPSLRELAGEGVGQAAFGQGSLLVSPLQMALVSAAVGNGGVLYRPFLVAARRRPDGRVVWRAQPQGRRVLDAQTAALVARAMVEVVRRGTGRAAALPGVVVAGKTGTADAPGGAPHAWFIAFAPAEAPRVAVAVVVERGGAGGAVAAPVAAQVVRAALAAAR; via the coding sequence GTGGCACGCGCGCAGGAACGCCACCTGCTTCTCCTGGCCGTGCTGATCGCCGCCACCGGCCTCACCCTGGTACACCTGGCCCGCGGGACGGAGCACCCGTGGACCCCCGTGGGGATCGGCACGCTGGCGGTGAGTGGGTTCCTGGTCCCCCACCTGGTGCTGGCCGTCCGTCAGGGACGCGCGCCCACCGCGCCGCCCGTGCGCACGGATGACGGCAGCGAGCGCGGCGGAGGGCCCGACCCGCTCCTCCTGCCGCTGGCGGCCCTGCTCGTGGCGGTGGGTCTCCCCGCCATCTACCGGCTCGACCCCGTCCTGCTGCTGCGCCAGGCCCTGTGGGTGGTCTGCGGGCAGGCGCTGATGGTGGCCGTCCTGGTCGCCGTGGACGTGCGCGCGGTGGCGCGCTACCGCTACCTGGTCGGGGCGGCGGCGCTGCTGCTCCTGGCCGCCGCCGTCCTCTTCGGGGTGGAGGTGGCCGGGACCCGGCAATGGATCCGCGTCGGCCCGGTGACGGTGCAGCCCTCGGAGAGCGTGAAGGTGCTGCTCGTCCTCTTCGCGGCCGCCTACCTCTCGGAGAAGCGCCGCCTGGCCGGCGGCGCCTCGCTGCCGGCACGGTTCGCCGCCCCGCTTGGTGCCGTGGCCGCACTGGCCCTCCTGTTCCTCCTGGCGCAGCGCGACCTGGGCGCGGCCCTGCTGCTGGCCACCGTGACGCTGGCGTCGGTCTACGCCGCCACGGGGCGCACGCTGCCGGTGCTGGCAGGGTTCGTCGCCCTGGTGGCGGCCACCGCGGGGCTCGCCACGCTCTTTCCCCACGTGGCGCGGCGGCTGGTGGCGTGGCGCGACCCGTGGAGCGACCTGCAGGGGCTGGGCTACCAGGTGGTCCAGGCGCTGATCGCCCTGGGCAGCGGCGGCATCACCGGGACCGGGCCGGGACTCGGCCACCCCGACGTCCTGCCCGCGGCGGCCACCGACCTGATCTTTGCGGCGATCGGGGAGGAGCTGGGGCTGGCGGGCGCGCTCGCCGTGGTCTGCGCCACGCTGCTGCTGGCGGCCCGCACCTTCCGCACCGCGGCGCGGGCGCCGACGGCCCTGGAGGCGCTGCTGGCCGGCGGGCTGGGCACGGTCCTGGCCGCGCAGGCCGTCATGATCCTCGGCGGGATCCTGCGGCTGGTGCCGCTCACCGGCCTCCCCCTGCCCTTCGTCAGCTACGGGGGCAACGCCATGATCGTGAACCTGGTCATCGTGGGGCTGCTCCTGCGCGTTGGCGCGGCCGCGGGTGCGGGCGGCGATCCCGGCCTCCTCCGCCTGCGCGCACGGCTGCGGCGCCTCGGCATCGTGGCGGTGGGCGGGCTGGTGACCGTGGCGGTGGCGCTGGGGTGGTGGCAGGGGGTGCGCGGACCGGCGCTCGCGGCCCACCCCGCCAACCCCCGGCCGCTCCTGGCCGAGCGGGCGGTGGCCCGCGGTACTATCTACGACCGGCGGATGCGCCCGCTGGCGGTCACGGTGGGCGAGGGGGAGGCGCGGCGGCGCCGCTACCCGTCCGGGGCGCTCGCCGCCCACCCGGTGGGCTACGCCTCGCTGCGCTTCGGCAAGGCGGGCGTGGAGGCGGCGGAGGACGCCCACCTGCGCGGCCTCCCCTCGCGCGGTCTGCTGGCCGCCCTGGGCGTGCCGCTCCCCGCGCGCACCCGCCGCGGCGGCGATGTCGTGCTCGCCCTGGACCTCGAGGTGCAGCGCGCCGCCGCCGCCGCGCTGGGCGAGCGGGCTGGGGCGGTGGTGGTGCTCGACCCGCAGAGCGGTGCGGTACTGGCGGCGGTGAGCCGCCCCGCCTTCGACCCCAACGCCGTGGAGACGGACCTGCCGCGGTGGCGGGAGCGGGCCGACGCTCCGCTGCTCGACCGCGTCGCCCAGGGCCTCTACCCGCCGGGGTCCGCGTTCAAGGTGGTGACGATGGCCGCAGGGCTGGCGGCCGGAACGCTCACCCCCGAGACCACGGTCCACTGTCCCGGGAGCATCCTCCTGCGTGGCCGGCGCGTCACCGACCTGGGCGGGCGCGGCCACGGCACGGTCGACCTGGACGCGGCGCTGCGGCGCTCGTGCAACATCTACTTCATCCGGGCCGGCCTGGCCATGGGCGGGGCGGCGCTGCGGCGGACGGCTGCGGCGCTGGGCGTGGGACGCGCCCCGGCCTACGACCTGCCCGCGGCCGCCGGCCACCTCCCCAGCCTGCGGGAGCTGGCCGGGGAGGGGGTGGGGCAGGCGGCGTTCGGCCAGGGGAGCCTGCTGGTCTCACCGCTCCAGATGGCCCTGGTGAGTGCGGCGGTGGGCAACGGCGGGGTGCTCTACCGTCCCTTCCTGGTGGCGGCGCGCCGCAGGCCGGACGGGCGGGTGGTGTGGCGGGCGCAGCCGCAAGGGCGGCGGGTGCTGGACGCGCAGACGGCCGCCCTGGTGGCCCGGGCGATGGTGGAGGTCGTGCGCCGCGGCACCGGGCGGGCGGCGGCGCTCCCCGGCGTCGTGGTGGCCGGCAAGACGGGGACGGCCGACGCACCGGGCGGGGCGCCGCACGCCTGGTTCATCGCCTTCGCGCCGGCCGAGGCCCCGCGGGTGGCCGTGGCGGTGGTGGTGGAGCGGGGCGGCGCCGGTGGGGCGGTGGCGGCCCCGGTGGCGGCGCAGGTGGTGCGGGCGGCCCTCGCTGCCGCGCGGTAG
- a CDS encoding FHA domain-containing protein, with translation MELVVWAGRFLLLVLLYLFLAQVVRAALRDLRPPAATPEAPAAGAGLPERPPAGLPEAAARPVAASPGAALLEVVASPGTPPLGRRYPLRTGLVIGRAATSDIALPDPFVSTTHARCVVRSGRVWVEDLGSRNGTLVNGHRIGGPVALRAGDRLTVGRVTFRLVADEQQVSTAEV, from the coding sequence ATGGAGCTCGTCGTCTGGGCCGGGCGGTTCCTCCTGCTGGTCCTCCTCTACCTCTTCCTGGCGCAGGTCGTGCGCGCCGCGCTCCGCGACCTGCGGCCCCCAGCAGCCACGCCCGAGGCGCCGGCCGCCGGGGCGGGACTCCCGGAGAGGCCGCCGGCAGGGCTGCCCGAGGCGGCGGCCCGGCCGGTTGCAGCCTCGCCCGGTGCGGCCCTGCTCGAGGTGGTGGCCTCGCCGGGCACGCCCCCGCTCGGCCGGCGCTACCCGCTGCGAACCGGCCTCGTGATCGGCCGCGCGGCCACCAGCGACATCGCGCTCCCCGACCCCTTCGTCAGCACGACGCACGCCCGCTGTGTCGTGCGCAGCGGGCGCGTCTGGGTGGAAGACCTGGGCAGCCGCAACGGCACGCTGGTGAACGGGCATCGCATCGGCGGGCCGGTGGCGCTGCGGGCGGGCGACCGCCTGACCGTCGGGCGCGTCACCTTCCGCCTGGTGGCGGACGAGCAACAGGTGTCGACCGCAGAGGTGTGA